One genomic region from Lycorma delicatula isolate Av1 chromosome 1, ASM4794821v1, whole genome shotgun sequence encodes:
- the LOC142317802 gene encoding uncharacterized protein LOC142317802: MSSPRPADINTAEVQLTLKQIGKFHALSYAAKKENFSKFLAAVSKIEEKWDIERLHLWKYILRLCGERGVMPIINENQSVEILKEFLMNYDDPVNFYYSLVKPVEPEAVLCHGDFCRNNMLFSYDSDGKPVSVKFFDLQTPRYSSPAIDLSFFLLMNTSKEMRENCWDDFLNAYRESVKSVLPDTEVPEVDFGRVGVYGYLHCSFFLPIMSAENRNTPPIEELLKLTPYERGVIMSKTGGPKETQYLVDIVKFLLKKNYIRATYY, encoded by the exons ATGTCAAGCCCTAGGCCTGCAGATATAAATACAGCCGAGGTCCAG CTGACTTTGAAACAGATTGGCAAATTCCATGCTCTTTCTTACGCTGCGAAGAaagaaaatttctcaaaatttttggctgcagtttcaaaaattgaagaaaaatgggATATCGAGCGATTACATTTGTGGAAATATATACTACGTCTTTGTGGAGAGCGTGGTGTTATGCCTATAATTAATGAGAATCAGTCAgttgaaattttgaaagaatttcttATGAATTATGACGACccggtaaatttttattacagtctaGTAAAACCAGTTGAACCTGAAGCTGTTTTATGTCACGGAGACTTTTGCAGGAACAACATGTTATTCAGTTACGATAGTGATGGAAAACCAGTGTCagtgaaattttttgatttgcaaACTCCACGTTATTCATCTCCTGCGAtcgatttatcattttttcttctaatgaaCACTTCTAAGGAAATGCGAGAAAATTGTTGGGATGACTTCCTCAACGCCTACAGGGAATCAGTAAAATCAGTTTTGCCAGATACTGAAGTTCCAGAAGTAGATTTCGGTAGGGTAGGTGTGTATGGATACCTacactgcagtttttttttgccGATCATGTCAGCAGAAAATCGTAATACCCCACCTATTGAAGAACTCTTAAAACTTACGCCCTATGAACGAGGAGTTATTATGTCAAAGACGGGAGGTCCAAAAGAGACACAATATCTTGTCGATATAGttaagtttcttttaaagaaaaactacataCGAGCAACCTACTATTAA